The proteins below come from a single Salinilacihabitans rarus genomic window:
- a CDS encoding DUF4397 domain-containing protein: MTRDSVSRRRVIQIGGGLVVVSGVGSTTAASSDHETNDQSTDARVRTRSAHLSPDAPNIDVYVDGERVREDIPYGTVTPYRDLDSGTYTVQVVPAGEDPSAAVLKETIEIVDVDSTFAVIGEVAAENQPLQALLLEDDNSPVDPGVARVRALHASPDAPAVDVVAGKNGDALFENVAFGESGYTEVPEGEYTLAIYPAGDRETSVFEIDVSLAGGTVYSAFAIGYLEPERAPADEPFEILLTEDSLPDEEKPKEDEPEKEPEKEKKEDKKST, from the coding sequence ATGACTAGAGATAGCGTGAGCAGACGGCGAGTTATACAGATCGGCGGTGGCCTCGTGGTGGTCAGTGGCGTCGGAAGTACCACGGCCGCCTCGAGTGACCACGAAACGAACGACCAGTCGACCGATGCCCGCGTCCGGACTCGAAGTGCACACCTCTCACCCGACGCACCAAACATCGACGTCTACGTCGACGGAGAGCGGGTCCGCGAGGACATCCCGTACGGGACGGTCACCCCCTACCGCGATCTCGACTCTGGAACGTACACGGTTCAGGTCGTCCCCGCCGGTGAAGACCCGTCCGCAGCAGTGCTCAAGGAGACCATCGAGATCGTCGACGTAGACTCCACCTTCGCGGTGATCGGCGAAGTGGCCGCCGAAAACCAGCCCCTGCAGGCGCTGCTACTCGAGGACGACAACAGCCCGGTCGATCCGGGTGTCGCTCGCGTTCGCGCCCTCCACGCCTCACCCGACGCGCCTGCGGTGGACGTCGTCGCCGGTAAAAACGGGGACGCGCTGTTCGAGAACGTCGCGTTCGGCGAATCCGGCTACACCGAAGTCCCGGAAGGCGAGTATACGCTCGCCATCTATCCTGCGGGTGACCGAGAGACCAGCGTCTTCGAGATCGACGTCTCCCTCGCCGGAGGGACCGTCTACTCCGCGTTCGCGATCGGCTACCTCGAGCCGGAGCGAGCACCCGCCGATGAGCCGTTCGAGATCCTCCTCACGGAGGATTCCCTCCCGGACGAAGAGAAGCCGAAAGAAGACGAACCCGAGAAAGAGCCCGAAAAGGAGAAGAAAGAGGACAAGAAATCTACGTGA
- a CDS encoding cryptochrome/photolyase family protein, translating into MRLHWHRRDLRVTDNPALAGDDRLLPVFVHDPEILAYGAPPVVAFLLDALDSLREQYRERGGELLLARGDPSAVLPDLAAACDADAVTWNRDYSGLASERDRTVAAALADAGVSVDVEQFGGTLLHEPETITTDDGSHHSVFSNFWQEWRDREKAAPVATPVRGDVVDPRDSLDEEWLGETAETAGALPSLADLGFDEPEADVQPAGTDAAHDLLADFREDTIYRYEDDREYPARESTSRLSPHLKFGTVGVRTVWEATEDAAAAAGDEDARESVETFRRRLAWREFYAHVLDARPDVVTENYREYPNEIQWRDDPESLRAWKDGETGYPLVDAGMRQLRAEAWVHNRVRMVAASFLTKDLLIDWREGYDWYRRKLVDHDTAHAAGGWQWAASTGTNAQPYFRFLDPVAQSEEYDPDGEYVREHVPELRDAPTDAIHEWPTLDDETRAAIAPDYPAPVVDYGEYHERAIEAFEAARGDG; encoded by the coding sequence GTGCGACTCCACTGGCATCGCCGCGACCTTCGCGTGACCGACAACCCGGCGCTGGCGGGCGACGACCGCCTCCTCCCGGTGTTCGTCCACGACCCCGAGATACTCGCCTACGGCGCGCCGCCCGTGGTGGCGTTCCTGCTCGATGCGCTCGACTCGTTGCGCGAGCAGTACCGCGAGCGCGGCGGCGAACTGCTCCTCGCCCGCGGCGACCCGAGCGCGGTGCTTCCCGACCTCGCCGCGGCCTGCGACGCCGATGCGGTCACCTGGAACCGCGACTACTCCGGGCTGGCGAGCGAACGCGACCGCACGGTCGCGGCGGCGCTCGCCGACGCCGGCGTCAGCGTCGACGTCGAGCAGTTCGGCGGCACTCTCCTCCACGAACCGGAGACCATCACGACGGACGACGGGAGCCACCACTCCGTCTTCTCGAATTTCTGGCAGGAGTGGCGCGACCGGGAGAAGGCCGCCCCCGTCGCCACGCCGGTTCGCGGTGACGTCGTCGACCCCCGCGACAGCCTCGACGAGGAGTGGCTCGGCGAGACCGCCGAGACCGCCGGCGCGCTCCCGTCACTCGCCGATCTGGGCTTCGACGAACCCGAAGCCGACGTGCAGCCAGCGGGCACCGACGCCGCCCACGACCTGCTCGCCGACTTCCGCGAGGACACGATCTACCGCTACGAGGACGACCGCGAGTACCCCGCCCGGGAGTCGACCTCGCGCCTCTCGCCGCACCTGAAGTTCGGGACGGTCGGCGTCCGGACGGTCTGGGAAGCCACCGAGGACGCGGCGGCCGCCGCCGGCGACGAGGACGCCCGGGAGTCGGTCGAGACGTTCCGGCGACGGCTCGCCTGGCGGGAGTTCTACGCGCACGTCCTCGACGCGCGTCCCGACGTAGTGACCGAGAACTACCGCGAGTATCCGAACGAAATCCAGTGGCGCGACGACCCCGAGAGCCTCCGGGCGTGGAAGGACGGCGAGACGGGATATCCGCTCGTCGACGCCGGGATGCGGCAGTTGCGTGCCGAGGCGTGGGTTCACAATCGCGTCCGGATGGTGGCCGCCTCGTTTCTCACGAAGGACCTGCTGATCGACTGGCGCGAGGGCTACGACTGGTATCGCCGAAAGCTTGTGGATCACGACACCGCCCACGCCGCCGGCGGCTGGCAGTGGGCCGCCTCGACGGGAACGAACGCCCAGCCGTACTTCCGCTTCCTCGACCCCGTGGCCCAGTCGGAGGAGTACGATCCGGACGGCGAGTACGTCAGGGAACACGTCCCCGAACTCCGGGACGCCCCGACCGACGCCATCCACGAGTGGCCCACGCTGGACGACGAGACACGCGCCGCCATTGCGCCCGACTACCCCGCTCCAGTCGTCGACTACGGCGAGTACCACGAGCGCGCAATCGAGGCGTTCGAGGCCGCGCGCGGCGACGGCTGA
- a CDS encoding MBL fold metallo-hydrolase, translating into MATSDWGDWLVRDVEAADPDGVAVWYLGCNGFVLKGSEGTTLFVDPYVGLGDPPRTVRMIPVPFDPEDVVEADAVLATHEHTDHVHGPSQAPILANAGATFYAPDDSLAVAREEESWTDEWDVSGEQFEEVTEGETIEIGEFTLHVEDAHDPDATHPVSYVFEHEAGTVFHGGDTKPSEEFDRIGEEYDVDLGILAFGTVGTVPDKETGEPVRTKWYNDENQIVEAAEALRLDRLLPSHWDMWRGLTADPKVLHHHAKSFAHPRRLELVEIGDRVDL; encoded by the coding sequence ATGGCAACCAGCGACTGGGGCGACTGGCTAGTACGCGACGTCGAGGCGGCCGACCCCGACGGGGTCGCGGTCTGGTATCTCGGCTGCAACGGCTTCGTCCTCAAGGGGAGCGAGGGGACGACGCTGTTCGTCGACCCCTACGTCGGCCTCGGGGACCCGCCGCGGACCGTCCGGATGATCCCCGTCCCGTTCGACCCCGAGGACGTCGTCGAGGCCGACGCCGTGCTCGCGACCCACGAGCACACCGACCACGTCCACGGGCCGAGTCAGGCGCCGATCCTCGCGAACGCGGGGGCGACGTTCTACGCCCCGGACGACAGCCTCGCGGTCGCCCGCGAGGAGGAGTCGTGGACCGACGAGTGGGACGTCTCCGGGGAACAGTTCGAGGAAGTCACGGAGGGCGAGACCATCGAAATCGGCGAGTTCACCCTCCACGTCGAGGACGCCCACGATCCGGACGCGACCCACCCGGTCAGCTACGTGTTCGAGCACGAGGCCGGCACGGTCTTCCACGGCGGCGACACCAAGCCGTCCGAGGAGTTCGACCGGATCGGCGAGGAGTACGACGTCGACCTCGGCATCCTCGCGTTCGGCACCGTCGGCACCGTCCCGGACAAGGAGACCGGCGAGCCGGTACGGACGAAGTGGTACAACGACGAGAACCAGATCGTCGAGGCCGCCGAGGCGCTGCGCCTCGACCGCCTGCTGCCGAGCCACTGGGACATGTGGCGCGGGCTGACCGCCGACCCGAAGGTGCTCCACCACCACGCGAAGAGCTTCGCCCACCCCCGCCGGCTCGAACTCGTCGAGATCGGCGACCGCGTCGACCTCTGA
- a CDS encoding AAA family ATPase, which translates to MSNAADAQDVIEVSDDGLIVRKRFAPDEFPVPAIRFEIESEHDDRVTFRLSERIPSSFPMDGVGFHPEYHSEDWTAFQDNHLEFTGTVDPGESLVTVYGIRIDDDDDVEEFLAEPRITEIDVEGGSATDAETVDDTMIDDIIDDDRTQVVKDMIAGESDTVPGLDDEDEAEDESTASTADEEDEGLELKLDLEDADPDPVETEADDADDTPDIDLGFDEDDADDADDAGDDDGPEIEIDLEAAAASVDEEGSGDADGAADEEDEPSLELAEDEDESGLDASGTDEAAESDAGDSETEGGGEADQTAGAEPAPAVESVAAALAEELREGAVDEGDREVIREQLDVEAGPGATDVAKIDHLRSRVEDVAAYADALEEFLDEEGTGKQLIEEFEADLDSFEERLDETAAAVEDVEEELADVNGEVEEVTDWVSDLDGDLSDLDEDVEDVEAALEDVKADLDDVEEELEEVSETVTDIAEWRDQLGSMFSG; encoded by the coding sequence ATGAGTAACGCCGCCGACGCACAGGACGTGATAGAGGTCAGCGACGACGGGTTGATCGTCCGCAAACGCTTCGCGCCGGACGAGTTTCCCGTCCCGGCGATCCGCTTCGAGATCGAGTCCGAACACGACGATCGCGTGACGTTTCGTCTCTCCGAACGGATCCCCTCCTCCTTTCCGATGGACGGGGTCGGCTTTCACCCCGAGTACCACAGCGAGGACTGGACCGCCTTCCAGGACAACCACCTCGAGTTCACCGGGACGGTCGACCCCGGCGAGTCGCTCGTGACCGTCTACGGGATCCGCATCGACGACGACGACGACGTCGAGGAGTTTCTCGCCGAGCCACGGATCACCGAAATCGACGTCGAGGGGGGGTCGGCCACCGACGCCGAGACGGTCGACGACACGATGATCGACGACATCATCGACGACGACCGGACGCAGGTCGTCAAGGACATGATCGCCGGCGAGTCCGACACCGTCCCGGGGCTCGACGACGAGGACGAAGCCGAGGACGAGAGTACCGCGTCGACGGCCGACGAGGAAGACGAGGGACTCGAACTGAAACTCGACCTCGAGGACGCCGACCCCGATCCGGTCGAGACGGAGGCGGACGACGCCGACGACACCCCCGACATCGACCTCGGCTTCGACGAGGACGACGCCGACGACGCCGACGACGCCGGGGACGACGACGGCCCGGAGATCGAGATCGACCTCGAAGCGGCCGCGGCGTCGGTCGACGAGGAGGGGTCCGGCGACGCGGACGGCGCTGCCGACGAGGAGGACGAGCCGTCGCTCGAACTCGCCGAGGACGAAGACGAGTCGGGGCTCGACGCGTCCGGGACCGACGAGGCCGCGGAATCCGACGCCGGCGACTCCGAGACCGAAGGTGGCGGCGAGGCCGACCAGACGGCCGGGGCCGAACCGGCCCCCGCCGTCGAGTCCGTCGCGGCCGCACTCGCCGAGGAACTCCGCGAGGGCGCGGTCGACGAGGGCGACCGCGAGGTCATCCGCGAGCAACTCGACGTCGAGGCTGGCCCGGGGGCAACCGACGTCGCGAAGATCGACCACCTCCGGTCGCGCGTCGAGGACGTCGCCGCGTACGCCGACGCCCTCGAGGAGTTCCTCGACGAGGAGGGGACCGGCAAGCAGCTGATCGAGGAGTTCGAGGCCGACCTCGACTCGTTCGAGGAGCGCCTCGACGAGACCGCCGCCGCCGTCGAGGACGTCGAGGAGGAGCTCGCGGACGTAAACGGCGAGGTCGAGGAGGTCACCGACTGGGTGAGCGACCTCGACGGCGACCTGTCCGACCTCGACGAAGACGTCGAGGACGTCGAGGCCGCCCTCGAAGACGTCAAAGCGGACCTCGACGACGTCGAGGAGGAACTCGAGGAGGTCAGCGAGACGGTCACGGACATCGCCGAGTGGCGCGACCAGCTCGGCTCGATGTTCTCGGGCTGA